The Coffea arabica cultivar ET-39 chromosome 9e, Coffea Arabica ET-39 HiFi, whole genome shotgun sequence genome has a window encoding:
- the LOC113710683 gene encoding peroxidase 5-like: MSSLTSKFAVLLMLSCLIFIKFEFSLASPLLKVGFYNKYCPPAEEIVRKAVYKAVASNPRTAAGLIRMHFHDCFVRGCDGSVLLDTVPGSPAAEKDSIVNNPSLHGFEVIDAAKAEIEATCAKTVSCADIIAFAARDSALIAGGISYQVPAGRRDGRVSLSDEVIQNLPAPFFNVTQLEENFEAKGLSLDEMVTLSGAHSIGVAHCFSFSNRLYNFSASHPQDPALDSEYAAFLKTICPPPSNGGSSNPTANLDVSTPFRLDNKYYVNLKYHRGLLTSDQTLLSSPSTAKQVWYNAVYGSAWAAEYAAAMVHMGSIDVLTGKVGEIRRNCHFVN; encoded by the exons ATGAGTTCTTTGACTTCCAAATTTGCTGTGCTTTTGATGCTTTCGTGTTTGATTTTCATCAAGTTTGAGTTCAGTCTGGCTTCCCCACTACTTAAAGTCGGGTTTTACAACAAATATTGCCCTCCTGCTGAGGAAATTGTCAGAAAAGCTGTTTACAAGGCTGTGGCTAGCAATCCAAGAACGGCTGCTGGGCTCATTCGGATGCATTTTCATGATTGCTTCGTCAGG GGTTGCGATGGTTCTGTGCTGCTAGACACAGTTCCTGGGAGCCCTGCAGCTGAGAAAGATAGTATTGTCAATAACCCAAGCCTTCATGGGTTCGAGGTAATTGATGCAGCCAAAGCCGAAATCGAAGCTACATGCGCTAAAACTGTCTCATGTGCGGACATAATAGCATTCGCTGCACGAGACAGCGCCCTAATTGCTGGAGGGATAAGCTATCAAGTGCCTGCTGGACGTCGCGATGGCCGTGTTTCTTTGAGTGATGAAGTTATACAAAATCTTCCTGCTCCTTTCTTCAACGTCACGCAACTCGAAGAAAATTTCGAAGCAAAGGGATTGTCCCTGGATGAAATGGTTACGCTTTCCGGTGCTCACTCCATTGGTGTTGCACATTGTTTTTCCTTCTCAAACAGGCTTTACAACTTTAGTGCTAGTCATCCTCAAGATCCTGCGCTGGATTCCGAATACGCAGCATTCTTGAAAACAATTTGCCCTCCTCCAAGTAACGGTGGCAGCAGTAACCCAACTGCTAATCTTGATGTTTCAACCCCTTTTCGCCTGGACAACAAATATTATGTGAACTTAAAATATCATCGTGGGTTATTGACATCTGATCAAACATTATTGAGTAGTCCCTCGACTGCTAAGCAGGTTTGGTACAATGCAGTATATGGATCTGCCTGGGCTGCCGAATATGCTGCTGCTATGGTGCATATGGGTTCCATTGATGTGCTGACTGGTAAAGTGGGGGAGATCAGGAGAAATTGCCATTTCGTGAACTGA